From a single Phalacrocorax aristotelis chromosome 1, bGulAri2.1, whole genome shotgun sequence genomic region:
- the CIMIP4 gene encoding ciliary microtubule inner protein 4, producing MGVGLFPGNCLCFSMHGLQQDLPAATNHYGTTSGIMDQDVVQVPASPTPDVAESGPVLANTTSMEPEEERKEHPSEGLYPSRQRTSQRSSSRASWKTSKGPVAQGTAKNSTSVKRQASPSAKCVQTKRQSKQSLQAKTALMQGLRSRRIEEERQDTSATKDLTVGHEPRGMNSTYYLSAISRQRGAEGTKSVSNAKEPVAGQHQTVGSRGPESSQKTIKASHKKAKETCSRISAKESLASLGPDMKAERKLLLEKRNHLIHGNSKYKFASADELTSNEEDRQALCKAALVMGQKRLSDRTEMLKNSPNSKSFADCDQLGFNLRSNIFQGGPLESRSLMKDSYTPDIIQKAIRDPKNWHGRRTDELGKWHQKNALDLNLQKALEDKYGKKKDKP from the exons ATGGGCGTAGGGTTGTTCCCTGGCAACTGTCTCTGCTTCTCCATGCATGGACTTCAGCAGGACCTGCCTGCTGCTACGAATCACTATGGCACCACATCAGGAATCATGGACCAG GATGTAGTACAGGTTCCAGCTTCCCCTACACCTGACGTGGCAGAAAGTGGCCCTGTGCTGGCCAACACTACTTCCA TGGAAcctgaggaagagagaaaggagcATCCTTCAGAAGGCTTATATCCCAGCAGACAGAGAACATCTCAAAGGAGCTCCAGCAGAGCTTCCTGGAAGACCTCCAAGGGCCCAGTGGCTCAGGGAACAGCAAAGAACTCCACATCTGTTAAACGCCAGGCATCTCCTTCTGCAAAGTGTGTTCAGACTAAAAGACAGAGCAAACAAAGCCTCCAGGCCAAAACTGCCTTAATGCAGGGTCTTCGTTCAAGAAGAATTGAAGAGGAAAGACAAGATACTTCTGCCACCAAAGACCTAACAGTGGGGCATGAGCCGAGAGGGATGAACAGCACTTACTACCTGTCTGCAATATCCAGGCAGAGGGGGGCAGAAGGCACCAAATCTGTCTCAAATGCCAAAGAACCAGTAGCAGGCCAGCACCAAACAGTGGGGTCTAGAGGGCCTGAATCTTCCCAGAAGACCATCAAAGCCAGCCACAAAAAAGCCAAGGAGACCTGCAGCAGAATAAGTGCCAAAGAGTCCTTAGCATCATTAGGGCCAGAtatgaaagcagaaaggaagctccttctggagaagagaaaccaCTTGATCCATGGTAACAGCAAATATAAATTTGCCAGTGCAGATGAACTTACTAGCAATGAAGAG GACCGGCAAGCCCTGTGCAAGGCAGCATTAGTCATGGGACAGAAAAGACTCAGCGACCGTACTGAAATGCTAAAAAACTCCCCCAACTCTAAATCTTTTGCTGATTGTGACCAGCTGGGTTTTAATCTGAGGTCGAATATCTTCCAAG GTGGCCCACTGGAGAGTCGAAGCTTGATGAAAGATTCCTACACCCCTGATATAATTCAGAAGGCAATCAGGGATCCCAAGAACTGGCATGGAAGGAGGACTGATGAGCTAG GGAAATGGCATCAGAAAAATGCTCTAGATCTTAACCTGCAGAAAGCATTGGAGGACAaatatgggaagaaaaaagacaagccTTAG